A window of the Bacteriovorax sp. PP10 genome harbors these coding sequences:
- a CDS encoding HutD/Ves family protein yields MLTLTKKDFLEMPWKNGGGVTTELFRIPAGESFLFRISCASVNSDGPFSSFPNIDRILMLIKGNGFHLEGLNTTLTDDQTPIYFQGETPVNCTLVNGPCRDFNVMTDRSYAKSLISVVKLSQNESIILKAECDFRFIYDKDAEKLYKLDLGEQCTILEDYEKSLIVVDVTKL; encoded by the coding sequence ATTCTAACTTTAACTAAAAAAGATTTTCTGGAAATGCCATGGAAAAATGGTGGTGGAGTAACGACAGAACTCTTTCGTATTCCTGCCGGTGAATCTTTTTTATTTCGAATTTCTTGTGCCTCGGTAAATAGCGATGGCCCCTTCTCTTCTTTCCCTAACATTGACCGCATTTTAATGCTCATTAAAGGAAACGGGTTTCATTTAGAAGGTCTGAATACAACTCTTACTGATGATCAAACCCCAATCTATTTTCAGGGCGAAACTCCAGTCAACTGCACATTAGTCAACGGCCCTTGCCGCGACTTTAACGTCATGACAGACCGAAGCTACGCAAAATCCTTGATTTCAGTTGTTAAGCTCTCTCAAAATGAATCAATTATCTTAAAGGCCGAATGTGATTTCAGGTTTATTTATGATAAGGATGCAGAGAAACTCTATAAACTTGATTTGGGTGAGCAGTGTACGATTCTTGAGGATTATGAAAAATCCTTAATTGTTGTCGATGTCACAAAACTTTAA
- a CDS encoding YehS family protein, with translation MTNNDYLRSIRFLLDVSDAKLVEIMKLADITVPLDEIKAYLLNEEDEGYIKCSDEVMAHFLDGLVYYKRGKDESRPPVPFELPLSNNVVLKKLRVAFALKEDDMHDVLKTAGFSVGRSELSALLRKKDHVNYRECGDQLLRNFLKGLTMKNRG, from the coding sequence ATGACTAATAATGACTATCTTCGCAGCATCCGCTTTCTCTTAGACGTAAGCGACGCCAAGCTCGTGGAGATCATGAAGCTTGCTGATATCACCGTTCCTCTGGACGAGATTAAAGCTTATTTATTAAACGAAGAAGACGAAGGCTACATCAAGTGTAGCGATGAAGTTATGGCCCACTTCTTAGACGGTCTGGTTTATTATAAGCGTGGCAAAGATGAGTCTCGCCCACCAGTTCCTTTTGAACTTCCTCTTTCTAACAATGTTGTTTTGAAAAAACTTCGCGTGGCATTCGCTCTAAAAGAAGATGATATGCACGACGTTTTAAAAACAGCTGGCTTCAGTGTTGGCCGCTCGGAACTCTCTGCCCTATTAAGAAAAAAAGATCATGTGAACTACCGCGAATGCGGAGATCAATTGCTTCGAAATTTCTTAAAAGGTTTAACGATGAAAAACCGCGGATAA
- a CDS encoding DUF1761 domain-containing protein has product MFAQYNISAILICAVLNMVLGFIWYGLIFSKAFIQLMGIGPDHMSDPASQKAAVHGYFASFFSSILMAVILSYLIIFSHSTTALEGLKLGLLSWLGFTLTTMLPNHYFSMKPLKLALINISYPMVGLSLMGMILAFWRK; this is encoded by the coding sequence ATGTTTGCTCAATACAATATTTCCGCGATCCTTATCTGTGCCGTCCTTAATATGGTCCTTGGCTTTATCTGGTATGGACTTATTTTTAGTAAGGCCTTTATTCAACTGATGGGCATCGGCCCTGATCACATGAGTGATCCGGCCTCTCAAAAAGCAGCAGTCCATGGCTATTTCGCTTCATTTTTTTCTTCTATTTTAATGGCCGTTATTTTGAGTTATCTCATCATTTTTAGCCATTCAACAACTGCGCTAGAAGGTTTGAAATTAGGACTTCTTTCGTGGCTTGGATTTACCCTGACAACGATGCTTCCAAATCATTATTTTTCAATGAAACCTTTAAAACTCGCATTAATTAATATCTCTTATCCCATGGTCGGATTATCATTAATGGGTATGATCCTGGCATTCTGGAGAAAGTAA
- a CDS encoding class I SAM-dependent methyltransferase yields MVSSIQFFFLKKFYQIDTAAPVSENRLSLDKIFTDSFPKKVAGKFVVDFGCGHGGDTETMARWGAKLALGLEIRDELVQNNRKRIQLDNCSFETTLPTDLTSKADMVISIDAFEHFDHPAEMLKIMFNCLHSGGEAYISFGPTWYHPYGGHAFSVFPWAHLIFTEKALVRWRNQYYHDGATHFHEVAGGLNKLSIASFERLFKNSGFVIEDLYCKPIKGWRWLQLILGRELSTSMVLVRLKKP; encoded by the coding sequence ATGGTTTCTAGCATTCAGTTTTTTTTTCTAAAAAAGTTTTATCAAATCGATACTGCTGCACCTGTGTCGGAAAATCGTTTATCACTCGATAAAATTTTCACTGATAGTTTTCCTAAAAAAGTAGCCGGAAAATTTGTCGTAGATTTTGGCTGTGGACATGGTGGTGATACAGAAACAATGGCACGCTGGGGAGCTAAACTTGCTCTGGGACTTGAGATCCGCGATGAGCTTGTTCAAAACAATCGAAAGCGAATTCAACTCGACAATTGCTCATTTGAGACAACTCTACCGACTGACCTAACATCAAAAGCAGATATGGTTATTTCAATCGATGCTTTTGAACATTTTGATCATCCCGCAGAGATGTTAAAGATCATGTTTAATTGCCTTCATTCAGGTGGAGAGGCCTATATCAGCTTTGGACCTACATGGTATCACCCTTATGGTGGGCATGCCTTCTCAGTCTTTCCCTGGGCCCATTTAATCTTTACCGAAAAAGCTCTGGTTCGCTGGAGAAACCAATACTATCATGATGGCGCAACTCATTTTCACGAAGTGGCCGGTGGCCTGAATAAATTATCAATAGCAAGCTTTGAAAGGCTTTTTAAAAATAGTGGTTTTGTTATTGAAGATCTTTATTGCAAACCGATTAAGGGATGGCGCTGGCTTCAACTGATTCTGGGAAGAGAGTTATCGACCAGCATGGTTCTAGTAAGACTAAAAAAACCTTAG
- a CDS encoding hemerythrin domain-containing protein — MTYEKETLKQLRISLDEEDDETSIIPILENHHKYLKEYISILMNSETPAKDKQATATLFFPIFNMHAKAEEEVFYSTLQDSTNKEVRMEGLHGKDEHEIAYELVDELKQMGAEVSWSEEIDSKMRVLTSLLKNHLKEEEQVMFPMAEKIIPESKLMDLTDEYLDRCKIYLDMAMEDTPSEVSRSDVITFFY, encoded by the coding sequence ATGACTTACGAAAAAGAGACTCTAAAACAACTGCGAATATCTCTTGATGAAGAAGATGATGAAACAAGCATCATTCCAATACTCGAAAATCATCACAAATACCTTAAAGAATATATCTCCATTCTTATGAATTCAGAAACACCTGCTAAAGACAAGCAGGCAACGGCCACTTTATTTTTTCCCATTTTCAATATGCATGCCAAAGCAGAAGAAGAAGTTTTTTATAGCACCCTTCAAGACTCCACGAATAAAGAAGTTCGCATGGAAGGACTACATGGAAAAGACGAACATGAAATAGCTTATGAACTCGTCGACGAGTTAAAACAAATGGGTGCTGAAGTTTCCTGGTCAGAAGAAATAGACTCTAAAATGAGAGTCCTGACTAGTTTATTAAAAAACCATTTAAAAGAAGAGGAACAGGTGATGTTTCCAATGGCGGAAAAAATAATTCCAGAATCTAAGCTAATGGACTTAACAGATGAGTATTTAGATAGATGTAAAATATATCTGGACATGGCCATGGAGGATACGCCTTCGGAAGTATCAAGAAGTGATGTAATAACGTTCTTTTATTAG